Proteins encoded in a region of the Dreissena polymorpha isolate Duluth1 chromosome 6, UMN_Dpol_1.0, whole genome shotgun sequence genome:
- the LOC127835095 gene encoding uncharacterized protein LOC127835095 — MESENGAGILRKELDISTQIANLEAQTAHLEGDFESISASARELAHVVRRYVDKVETERKSWDVLEIMLESGLTARDVLDHVKIFFNFLLARMTSQHSDVTDVKMLWHHLDKEEVKQAFRRALKYFGFTDADERSINVLMAIMYKMQVDLDRDTSSDQSAGSSISFEKCKDIISQCMSKSNHPSNQQTTLAIDASATKDETSANDVQTGFNDENDDLTREQKAAAISRKINTSAAKIIEAVDNKDKNEHFKDPKGGTDNANDAGAIGQELKVGDWNFVELSQDNFDIKILETITAWPLNDNFKVVLKRMICIVLYTLNIGRVGKDLSLVNLSIKN; from the exons ATGGAGTCAGAAAATGGAGCGGGCATTCTTCGGAAAGAACTTGATATCAGCACGCAGATAGCGAATCTAGAGGCTCAAACCGCTCATCTGGAGGGAGACTTCGAGTCGATATCCGCATCAGCTAGAGAACTGGCCCACGTGGTACGTCGTTATGTGGACAAAGTGGAGACGGAGAGAAAG AGTTGGGATGTCCTGGAAATTATGCTCGAGTCAGGCCTAACAGCACGTGACGTTCTAGATCACGTGAAGATATTCTTCAACTTCCTGCTCGCCAGAATGACGTCACAACATTCTGACGTCACTGACGTGAAAATGCTGTGGCACCATCTAGACAAAGAAGAGGTGAAGCAAGCATTTCGTCGGGCTTTGAAATATTTTGGATTCACAGACGCCGACGAGCGAAGTATCAACGTCCTGATGGCGATTATGTACAAGATGCAAGTTGATCTGGACAGAGATACAAGTTCTGATCAATCCGCGGGCAGTTCGATTTCATTCGAGAAATGTAAGGACATTATTAGTCAGTGTATGAGTAAATCTAACCATCCCTCGAATCAACAGACGACATTGGCGATAGATGCGTCTGCTACTAAAGATGAGACATCGGCGAATGATGTCCAAACTGGCTtcaatgatgaaaatgatgatctTACACGGGAGCAGAAGGCTGCAGCAATAAGTCGCAAGATAAACACGTCTGCTGCGAAAATTATTGAAGCGGTAGACAATAAGGATAAGAATGAGCATTTCAAAGATCCAAAAGGTGGAACAGATAATGCAAACGATGCTGGAGCGATTGGACAGGAGCTGAAAGTCGGTGACTGGAACTTCGTTGAACTCTCTCAGGACAATTTTGACATTAAGATATTGGAGACGATAACTGCGTGGCCCCTAAATGACAATTTCAAAGTAGTCCTCAAACGTATGATATGTATTGTGTTGTACACACTGAATATAGGGCGCGTTGGGAAAGATCTGTCTTTAgttaacttaagcataaaaaacTAA
- the LOC127833669 gene encoding glycoprotein 3-alpha-L-fucosyltransferase A-like, translating into MAIKCKRIHKQLLLLIGIFIVLNCMLNVIPQYQILQKNKILFDVPHLDSTLFNNHSTTIVTRKREPVQIWKLHPSDDRILAQVKFRPNVDFTSLPPKRILLAQGLSGWGVQNGNKAFVEHQCPVQNCHLLEHPPSSEIIDARIFKEIELNENMYREALSVVPRHPDQAWIMFGLESPEASPMYANLNDVINWTATYRYDSTIVTPYDKFKAYDNFTNISDYKPNKNFAASKTKMAAIFMSNCYASNNRLDIVKELQQFISVDFYGACGTLTCERGNEKTCFQKLKDEYKFYLSFENANCRDYITDKLFLNALRNDVVPVVMGAHPDDYSRMAPPGSYIHVEDFRSVQELANYLKFLNQNDDEYIKYFRWKQTGSFIDTKFWCRICSLLWDHEKPRMSVPYLNKWWRGKGVCIGRGRWDKEMENIDSLKSDLLFNTGIEYVNK; encoded by the exons ATGGCGATTAAGTGTAAAAGAATACACAAACAGCTGCTACTACTGATTGGGATATTTATAGTTCTGAATTGTATGCTCAATGTCATTCCACAATATCAAATACTGCAGAAAAATAAAATCCTTTTTGATGTGCCACATTTGGATTCAACGTTATTCAACAACCATTCCACAACAATTGTAACGCGGAAGCGTGAACCAGTCCAAATATGGAAACTCCATCCATCCGATGATAGAATATTAGCGCAGGTAAAATTTCGGCCAAACGTGGATTTTACCAGTTTGCCTCCTAAACGAATCCTACTCGCCCAGGGTTTGTCTGGCTGGGGTGTTCAGAATGGGAACAAGGCCTTCGTTGAACATCAGTGCCCCGTACAAAACTGTCATCTGCTGGAACACCCTCCTTCTAGCGAAATTATTGATGCTCGgatatttaaagaaatagaatTAAACGAAAACATGTATCGGGAAGCTTTATCGGTCGTTCCGCGACACCCGGATCAAGCCTGGATTATGTTTGGACTGGAGAGTCCGGAGGCTAGTCCGATGTACGCAAATcttaatgacgtcatcaactggaCTGCCACCTATCGGTACGACTCAACAATAGTAACGCCATACGATAAATTTAAGGCATACGACAATTTTACGAATATATCAGACTACAAACCAAATAAAAACTTTGCCGCATCCAAAACAAAGATGGCTGCTATTTTTATGTCCAATTGTTACGCATCTAACAATAGACTGGATATTGTAAAAGAACTCCAACAATTCATAAGTGTAGATTTTTACGGAGCCTGCGGGACTTTAACGTGTGAACGAGGAAATGAAAAGACATGCTTTCAGAAGCTCAAAGACGAGTACAAATTCTATTTGTCTTTTGAAAATGCGAACTGTCGGGACTATATCACCGATAAACTGTTTCTGAACGCACTGAG AAACGACGTAGTTCCGGTCGTGATGGGCGCACATCCTGACGACTACAGCAGGATGGCGCCACCGGGCTCCTACATCCACGTGGAGGACTTCCGGTCAGTACAGGAACTCGCCAATTATCTGAAATTCCTTAACCAAAACGACGACGAGTACATCAAGTACTTCCGTTGGAAGCAGACCGGTTCGTTTATTGACACGAAATTTTGGTGCCGGATTTGTTCGTTGCTATGGGACCATGAAAAGCCCCGGATGTCGGTGCCTTATTTGAACAAGTGGTGGCGTGGGAAAGGCGTATGTATCGGCAGAGGACGCTGGGACAAAGAAATGGAAAATATTGATTCTTTAAAAAGTGATCTTCTATTTAACACAGGAAttgaatatgtaaacaaataa